AAGTGCTTTCCGCAACTCGGTTTCTTTCACCTTGACAGGCAATGAGCCTTCCTGGCCGCTACGCCTTGAATAAAGAGTTCCGGGTACCCACCCTGCACGGCGCAGTTTCCTGGCAACTCCTTTCCCTGTGGATTCCCTTTTTTCAAGATTGATCAGAATGGTCTCTTTTTGACTCATTTATGCCACCTCCACTTATTAGACGAAGAGTTCACTTATAGAAAGTTCCCCATGAATTCTCTTTATGGCTTCTGCAAAGATTGGAGCCACCGAGAGAACTTTGATTTTCGATGAAGAAGTTTCGCTTATCTTTTTGCTAACGTCGATGGTGTTGGTTACTACGACTTCTTTTATGGGGGAATTGGCAATCTTTTCCACTGCCTGACCGCTGAAAACAGGGTGTGTGGCACAAGCATACACTTCTTTTGCGCCACCCTTTTTAAGCAGGGCTTCGGCTCCTTCAACCAACGTCCCTGCAGTATCAATGAGGTCGTCAACGATGATAACAGTTTTGTCCCTGACGTCACCAATGATGTTCATGATTTCCACCTGAGCGTAGTTAGGACGGTGTTTATCGATGACCGCGAGGTCGACCTGCAAACGGTTGGCAAAGTTTCTTGCTCGGGCAGTGCCGCCTACATCAGGACTGACCACCACCAGATTTTGCAAGTTTTTGGAAGCAAAATAACGAGCAAGCAATGACTGAGCCGCCAGATTGTCAACGGGAATATCGAAAAATCCCTGGATTTGCCCAGCATGAAGATCCATGGTCAGCACCCGGTTGGCTCCAGCGGTTACCAGCAGGTTAGCAACCAGCTTGGCAGAGATAGGTTCCCTGCCTTTGGTTTTCCGGTCTTGCTTAGCATATCCGTAAAAGGGTATGACAGCCGTTATACGCTTTGCCGAGGCTCTGCTCAGGGCATCTATCATGATGAGGAGTTCCATCAGGTTATCGTTGGCTGGGGGGGAGGTGGGCTGAATGACAAACACATCGCAACCGCGAACGCTTTCTTCGATGCGGACCCGGATTTCTCCGTTGGGAAACCTTCCCACGTCTGCTCTCCCCAGTGGAACATCCAGATACCAGCAAATTTCCTGTGCCAACGTCGGGTTGGCATTACCAGAAAAGACCTTGAGATGCTGATGGAGGTTCAGATTGATCATTGCTCCTTTTTCATCTCCCGCTCTTTCTTTTTTTGGACCCAGTTTTCCAGGTTTTTTTGCCGAGCACGCGCTATGCCCAGACTCCCTGGCGGAACGTCCCTGGTGATGGTGGAACCAGCCGCGGTATAGGCACCCCTTCCAATCCTTACTGGAGCGACCAGAGAATTGTTGCTTCCTATAAACACCTCATCTTCGATAAAGGTGGGGTTTTTCCTGATTCCGTCGTAGTTACAGGTGATGGTGCCAGCACCGATGTTCACTTTTTTCCCAATTTGGGCATCACCCAGGTAGGCAAGGTGCAATGCTTTGGTTCCCGCACCAATGTGCGAGTTTTTCACCTCTACGAAATTTCCTATGCGACACTCCTTTTCGAGGTGTGTGCCCGGGCGCAGGTGGGCAAAAGGTCCGATTTCCACCTCGTCTTCTATCACTGCTCCTTCCACCGCGCTGAAAATGATTTTGCAGCTATTGCCGGTTGTGGTATCAACCAGCAAGCTGAAAGGCCCAATACGGTTGTTTTCTCCTATTTTGCTTTTGCCTTCAAT
This portion of the Thermatribacter velox genome encodes:
- a CDS encoding ribose-phosphate diphosphokinase yields the protein MINLNLHQHLKVFSGNANPTLAQEICWYLDVPLGRADVGRFPNGEIRVRIEESVRGCDVFVIQPTSPPANDNLMELLIMIDALSRASAKRITAVIPFYGYAKQDRKTKGREPISAKLVANLLVTAGANRVLTMDLHAGQIQGFFDIPVDNLAAQSLLARYFASKNLQNLVVVSPDVGGTARARNFANRLQVDLAVIDKHRPNYAQVEIMNIIGDVRDKTVIIVDDLIDTAGTLVEGAEALLKKGGAKEVYACATHPVFSGQAVEKIANSPIKEVVVTNTIDVSKKISETSSSKIKVLSVAPIFAEAIKRIHGELSISELFV